One Fusobacterium ulcerans DNA segment encodes these proteins:
- a CDS encoding tRNA 2-thiocytidine(32) synthetase TtcA, translating into MEEIIKKENNILNFIENKNFSKTIWSPVGRAMHKYNMIEAGDRIAVGVSGGKDSLTTLNALVRIKKIANIDFEIIPIHIHPNIDKASFEVIEKYCEKLGLKLQVEHTNLSDMLFGEKEVKNPCFLCGRIRRGILYRMMKEQGVNKLALGHHKDDIIETFLMNVFYQGNMKMMKPCYLSEEYGVTVIRPLAFVEEKDIIRYVNKLELPVVKSDCPYEVSENSRRLRVKNLIKEISLENKDVRSVIFNSIKELLD; encoded by the coding sequence ATGGAAGAGATAATAAAAAAAGAAAATAATATATTAAATTTTATAGAGAATAAGAATTTCAGTAAAACTATATGGAGCCCTGTAGGACGTGCAATGCACAAATATAACATGATAGAGGCAGGAGACAGAATAGCTGTGGGGGTATCAGGAGGGAAAGACAGTCTGACTACTCTAAATGCTCTGGTAAGAATAAAAAAGATAGCTAATATAGATTTTGAAATTATTCCTATTCATATACACCCCAATATTGATAAAGCTTCATTTGAAGTAATAGAAAAATATTGTGAAAAACTGGGATTAAAACTTCAAGTGGAGCATACAAATCTAAGTGATATGCTTTTTGGAGAAAAAGAAGTAAAAAATCCATGTTTTCTGTGTGGAAGAATAAGAAGAGGGATTCTTTATAGAATGATGAAAGAGCAGGGAGTAAATAAACTTGCTTTAGGACATCATAAAGACGATATAATAGAAACTTTTCTCATGAATGTATTTTATCAGGGAAATATGAAGATGATGAAACCGTGCTATCTTTCAGAAGAATATGGAGTCACTGTAATAAGACCTCTTGCATTTGTTGAAGAAAAAGATATAATAAGATATGTGAATAAGTTGGAGCTTCCTGTGGTAAAATCCGACTGTCCATATGAAGTCAGTGAAAATTCAAGAAGATTGAGAGTTAAAAACCTCATAAAAGAGATATCTTTAGAAAATAAAGATGTGAGAAGCGTGATCTTTAACAGTATCAAAGAATTACTGGATTAA
- the nhaC gene encoding Na+/H+ antiporter NhaC, whose product MENQAKKVSSGQAMLILVISILVIILGIKVVKAPTAIILLFGGVITVIISTIFGIEYSNIQSDIVKTITTMAVPILIVLSVGVLVGAWMISGTVPLMIYYGMKVLSPSLFLVMVCIICTLMSVMAGTSWGTISTVGIAFMGVAVGLGISLPMTAGAVVSGAIFGDKLSPLSDSTVLSAAVCEVNLLEAIKHSFKTTLPAFIIALIMYFVVGLQYKDGVIGGESYDLIMGTLEKTFTLNPLLLIPPVLVLVLIIMKKPTLPVFTIGIIAGCVLAMVFQGTTLNQVAGALSSGYTSKTGVAIVDKMLVRGGLNSMLGTVALLIASAIFGAPLRTAGVVDILLEKITNIAKTGKSMMVGVFVLHSLFFTITGSYYVTYSVLGQMVRGLFDSYGLKRKNLARILLDTGTGFAPIVPWSVTGVFVATTLGVKTMDFILYAPVTYLSIIISFIYIITGFTIEKSDGKKEI is encoded by the coding sequence ATGGAAAACCAAGCAAAAAAAGTTTCATCTGGTCAAGCTATGCTTATTCTCGTTATTTCTATACTTGTTATCATATTAGGAATAAAAGTAGTTAAAGCACCTACTGCTATTATCTTGTTATTTGGAGGAGTTATAACTGTTATAATTTCTACTATCTTTGGGATCGAATATTCTAACATTCAAAGTGATATAGTGAAAACTATAACTACTATGGCTGTTCCTATCCTTATTGTACTATCTGTTGGAGTTTTAGTTGGAGCATGGATGATTTCTGGAACTGTTCCTCTTATGATTTACTACGGAATGAAAGTGCTAAGCCCTAGTCTTTTCTTAGTAATGGTATGTATAATCTGTACATTGATGTCTGTTATGGCAGGAACATCTTGGGGAACTATCAGTACTGTTGGTATTGCTTTTATGGGAGTTGCTGTTGGACTTGGTATTTCTTTACCAATGACTGCTGGAGCTGTTGTAAGTGGAGCTATCTTTGGAGACAAACTTTCTCCTCTGTCTGACTCTACTGTATTATCAGCAGCAGTTTGTGAAGTTAATCTTCTAGAAGCAATAAAGCACTCTTTTAAAACAACTTTACCTGCATTTATAATTGCTTTGATCATGTACTTTGTTGTTGGTCTTCAATATAAAGATGGTGTTATTGGTGGAGAAAGTTATGATCTTATCATGGGAACTTTAGAAAAAACTTTCACACTTAATCCTTTATTATTGATTCCACCTGTATTAGTTCTAGTGCTTATCATTATGAAAAAGCCTACACTGCCTGTATTTACTATTGGAATTATTGCTGGATGTGTTCTGGCTATGGTATTCCAAGGAACTACATTAAATCAAGTAGCTGGTGCTCTTTCTAGCGGATATACTAGTAAAACTGGTGTAGCTATTGTTGATAAAATGCTTGTTAGAGGTGGATTGAACAGTATGCTTGGTACAGTTGCTCTTCTTATAGCTTCTGCAATATTCGGAGCTCCATTGAGAACAGCTGGAGTTGTAGATATTCTTCTTGAAAAAATAACTAATATTGCTAAAACTGGTAAATCAATGATGGTTGGAGTATTTGTTTTACACTCTTTATTCTTCACAATTACTGGAAGCTACTATGTAACTTACTCAGTTCTTGGACAAATGGTAAGAGGATTATTTGATTCTTATGGATTAAAAAGAAAGAACCTTGCTAGAATACTTTTAGATACAGGTACTGGATTTGCACCTATCGTTCCATGGAGTGTTACAGGAGTATTCGTTGCAACTACTCTTGGAGTAAAAACAATGGATTTCATATTATATGCTCCAGTTACTTATCTAAGTATAATAATCTCTTTCATCTATATTATTACTGGATTTACTATTGAAAAAAGCGATGGTAAAAAAGAAATTTAA
- a CDS encoding M20 family metallopeptidase produces MINENLIKEYWYDMIKIRSITGEEAKLAEYVADKLKGFGLEPKMSYYEGDEEKQSPSVYAVLDSGKPGPKLMLIGHIDTVKVANGWNTDPFTPTEDGDRTYGLGAMDMKGGLAAILATTKYYSENKDKFTGELVLAFVSDEENLSKGTYQLVNEGLSADMAIMAECRFDNMAIGFRGRYSIEVTVSGKAAHASHYPNVGENALISGSKLAIAIEELPTIIHPTLGGGTWVVRSIEGGVKNALIVPEKCELFIDRYTVPGETYEVCEKQILEAAEKLGLAGKVDVRLKPRKSAYMEPFALEESHVLVQTVKETFKEVTGNEIRIEFDKSVCDSNILANSLDIPTVTFGPSGGNMHGANEYGHIHQVLAATEIYIKTVSKLSK; encoded by the coding sequence ATGATAAATGAAAATTTAATCAAAGAGTATTGGTATGATATGATAAAAATCAGGAGTATTACAGGAGAAGAGGCAAAACTTGCTGAATATGTTGCTGATAAATTAAAAGGATTCGGACTTGAACCTAAAATGAGCTATTACGAAGGAGACGAAGAAAAACAAAGTCCTTCTGTTTATGCAGTTTTAGACAGTGGAAAACCTGGTCCTAAACTTATGCTCATTGGTCATATAGATACTGTAAAAGTAGCAAATGGATGGAATACTGATCCATTTACTCCAACTGAAGATGGAGACAGGACATATGGTCTTGGAGCTATGGATATGAAAGGCGGACTTGCTGCTATTCTTGCTACTACAAAATATTATTCAGAAAATAAAGATAAATTCACTGGAGAACTTGTCCTTGCATTTGTATCAGATGAAGAAAATCTTTCTAAAGGAACTTATCAGTTAGTAAACGAGGGATTAAGTGCTGACATGGCTATAATGGCTGAATGCAGATTTGATAATATGGCTATTGGTTTCAGAGGAAGATATAGTATTGAAGTTACTGTATCTGGAAAAGCTGCTCATGCAAGCCATTATCCAAATGTTGGAGAAAACGCTCTTATCTCTGGAAGTAAATTAGCAATAGCTATTGAAGAGCTTCCTACTATTATCCATCCAACTCTTGGAGGAGGAACTTGGGTAGTAAGAAGTATAGAAGGTGGAGTTAAAAATGCTCTTATAGTTCCTGAAAAATGCGAACTATTCATAGACAGATATACTGTACCTGGAGAAACTTATGAAGTTTGTGAAAAACAAATATTAGAAGCTGCTGAAAAATTAGGATTAGCTGGTAAAGTAGATGTAAGACTAAAACCTAGAAAATCAGCATATATGGAACCATTTGCATTAGAAGAATCTCATGTATTAGTTCAAACTGTAAAAGAAACATTCAAAGAAGTAACTGGTAATGAAATCAGAATAGAATTTGACAAATCAGTTTGCGACTCTAATATATTAGCTAACTCTTTAGATATTCCTACAGTAACTTTTGGACCATCTGGAGGAAATATGCATGGAGCTAATGAATATGGACATATCCATCAAGTACTTGCTGCCACAGAAATTTATATAAAAACTGTTTCAAAACTTTCAAAATAA
- a CDS encoding HU family DNA-binding protein — MTEGEFIRFYKKRNKIKNHKAVKEKIDLFWDVLLKALDEDKKVALQNWGVFEKKERKARKVLMPMWEEAGYTEPKEAVKFKAGKALVKIANGDKDE; from the coding sequence ATGACAGAAGGGGAGTTTATAAGATTCTATAAAAAAAGAAATAAAATCAAAAATCATAAAGCAGTAAAAGAAAAAATAGATTTATTCTGGGATGTACTGCTGAAAGCTTTAGATGAAGATAAAAAAGTAGCATTGCAAAACTGGGGAGTATTTGAAAAAAAAGAGAGAAAAGCTAGAAAAGTACTGATGCCTATGTGGGAGGAAGCAGGCTATACCGAACCTAAAGAGGCAGTAAAGTTCAAAGCAGGAAAAGCCCTTGTGAAAATAGCCAATGGTGATAAAGATGAATAA
- a CDS encoding helix-turn-helix domain-containing protein codes for MDKIKMQGVFEKGYGFVAKKVMRDKTLNILSKAVYAYICSYAGKGKDAFPSQNLICGDLGIGKSTLLKYIKELKDRGYITVIQHKEKGKFAQNLYTVNVIPCIVSSDTTRTDTNPTACGQVNTNNNQKNNNNIKDKKINNTHTGVEEKTSDSVEHKNELEKEKLSDAPMEIQDI; via the coding sequence GTGGATAAGATTAAAATGCAGGGAGTATTTGAAAAAGGGTATGGATTTGTAGCAAAAAAAGTGATGAGGGATAAAACTTTAAATATTTTATCTAAAGCCGTCTATGCCTATATATGCAGTTATGCTGGAAAGGGAAAGGATGCCTTCCCATCACAGAATTTGATATGTGGAGATTTAGGAATAGGAAAAAGTACACTTTTAAAATATATCAAGGAATTAAAAGACAGAGGATATATAACAGTAATCCAGCATAAAGAAAAAGGGAAGTTTGCCCAAAATCTATATACTGTAAATGTTATACCGTGTATAGTTTCATCGGATACGACGAGAACCGATACGAATCCTACCGCATGCGGTCAGGTGAACACTAATAATAACCAAAAGAATAATAATAACATAAAAGATAAAAAGATAAATAATACACACACAGGGGTGGAAGAAAAAACTAGTGATAGTGTAGAACATAAAAATGAGCTTGAGAAAGAAAAATTAAGTGATGCACCTATGGAGATACAGGATATATAA
- a CDS encoding autotransporter outer membrane beta-barrel domain-containing protein, with protein MIGKLLKMVKSSNKKRGRNITIGAVVGMLLSCSSVMKAEEFLWIRGNGGGIEYNTAVTNDKDGTDGNWSNANPYSERNTMENGTYTNNITLSGTDNGNRIGYGLRFSGDINGLNFVNNGNINANITNSGNSSYGIYVDSAENMGDIENNGNIQAVVSGGYSGSGIYISSTGKIGNIINYGNISTFRNGEFQRYHYGIYIKSEVGDVINYGNINCNDISTNISDITGISVYDNKKNIINYGNILAGAPNDTYGDAIGVRSAGGDGNIVNNGVIRSYSGDESYGINVNNIGNIINNGSISAFASDFTNYSNMMRDKFGIILSGGSKVGNVVNTGVIFGGKGIIEIRENGNIDLVSNCGMYIVGFGASITSGVGNATTTKDYGMHITNINNKTDNGAVSEDQDFVVTLGDEAEELAGAGGKTTVTMGFDGNKELEREMTIKNATLKGESGTAIATNTIEFSGSENYNNHILNGKYNTITVKDDGEIEGSVINAFGTAVLFGDNGKKLTLSGSIVNGGVSNILLERKPTLGTSIEGSNDGDILVLQAGTITYEEAGTKKLQNTIINGNIALGKGNDTLTLGNGTIVNGILDGGSEDAGGIENDILNLGMASDPNTAENINILHDITNFETINILTKTTLFEKTLENKALSITGASEIKIGKAGELLLRLNITDLDSNGKIKGHALYKNARTISTEGGKLVLVLNGAGNKSIVDFKDNSLNDSLKTAFETENENEVNFVTSSLLHHVKRLSGNEVEILVREKVPEILKYKKLNEIYQGIISVDGVGNFNVGENDEEISLFLGYLNDIYAGNPYSYSSELSRKSTGMFRDIVTENIFRPETNKWMIHGGLTHVDGGTKDTYYGKGYYTYDIGSNDMDADTKITGAYMLGEYGISDTLTSGVVIGGNKLKSDLSNGSKVDGSAMYLGAYAKKYVGNLKVTAGLGFQYGDYDADRMAVNKVASDSAKSVMSYSSSYNDITYDIYFNGRYSNPIGENLFLEPYTTLSYTYVDQDGADEGSKDLSLKTDSKSFDYTVGKVGVDLKKVIPHEKGKSTLSAGVSYTRIFSGADEEYITGKFKGKSAKDFDILVAHKNEHSIGLNAKYALELENGIIFDVKGTYSVERDSNNNSGKNKTKGEWIVGAGLGYKF; from the coding sequence ATGATAGGAAAATTATTAAAAATGGTAAAAAGCAGCAACAAAAAAAGAGGGAGAAATATTACAATAGGAGCAGTAGTAGGAATGCTTCTGTCTTGCAGTTCTGTAATGAAAGCAGAAGAATTTCTATGGATAAGAGGCAACGGAGGAGGAATAGAATATAATACAGCAGTAACTAATGATAAGGATGGAACTGATGGTAATTGGAGTAATGCGAATCCATATTCTGAAAGAAACACAATGGAAAATGGAACTTACACAAATAATATAACACTATCAGGAACAGATAATGGGAATAGGATTGGTTATGGACTAAGATTTAGTGGAGATATAAATGGATTAAATTTTGTAAATAATGGAAATATAAATGCTAATATTACTAACTCTGGGAATTCTTCTTATGGAATATATGTAGATTCAGCAGAAAATATGGGAGATATAGAAAATAATGGGAATATACAAGCTGTAGTATCTGGTGGTTATAGTGGTAGTGGAATATATATATCAAGTACTGGAAAGATAGGAAATATAATAAATTATGGAAATATAAGTACTTTTAGAAATGGGGAATTCCAAAGATATCACTATGGAATATATATAAAGTCTGAAGTTGGAGATGTAATAAATTATGGAAATATAAATTGTAATGATATTAGTACTAATATTAGTGATATTACTGGTATAAGTGTATATGATAATAAAAAAAATATAATAAATTATGGAAATATATTAGCAGGTGCTCCTAATGATACTTATGGTGATGCTATTGGAGTGAGGAGTGCAGGTGGAGATGGAAATATAGTAAATAATGGAGTTATAAGATCTTATTCTGGTGATGAGAGCTATGGAATAAATGTAAATAATATAGGAAATATAATAAATAATGGAAGTATAAGTGCTTTTGCTAGCGACTTTACTAATTATTCTAATATGATGAGGGATAAATTTGGAATAATTTTATCTGGGGGTTCAAAGGTAGGAAATGTAGTGAATACAGGGGTTATTTTTGGAGGAAAAGGAATAATAGAGATTCGTGAAAATGGGAATATAGATTTAGTAAGTAATTGCGGGATGTATATAGTGGGATTTGGAGCTTCAATTACTTCTGGTGTGGGTAATGCTACAACTACTAAAGATTATGGAATGCATATAACAAATATAAATAATAAAACCGATAATGGTGCAGTGAGTGAAGATCAGGATTTTGTTGTAACATTGGGAGATGAGGCAGAAGAGCTTGCTGGTGCTGGTGGTAAAACAACAGTAACAATGGGGTTTGATGGAAATAAAGAATTAGAAAGAGAGATGACTATAAAGAATGCTACATTGAAAGGAGAGTCAGGAACAGCAATAGCAACTAACACTATTGAATTTTCAGGTTCAGAAAATTATAACAATCATATACTAAATGGAAAATATAATACAATAACTGTCAAAGATGATGGAGAAATAGAAGGTTCTGTAATAAATGCATTTGGTACAGCTGTTCTATTTGGTGATAATGGGAAAAAGCTTACTTTGTCAGGGTCAATAGTAAATGGCGGAGTTTCTAACATACTTCTTGAAAGGAAACCTACATTAGGGACTTCCATAGAGGGAAGTAATGATGGAGATATACTGGTGCTTCAAGCTGGAACAATTACTTATGAAGAAGCTGGAACTAAAAAACTTCAAAATACTATTATAAATGGAAATATAGCATTAGGGAAAGGAAACGACACTCTTACACTAGGTAATGGAACTATTGTGAATGGAATTCTTGATGGTGGAAGTGAAGATGCTGGAGGAATTGAAAATGACATTCTTAATCTAGGAATGGCATCAGATCCAAATACAGCTGAAAATATAAATATTCTACATGATATAACTAATTTTGAAACTATAAACATACTGACTAAAACTACTCTATTTGAAAAGACACTGGAAAATAAAGCTTTAAGTATAACAGGGGCAAGTGAGATAAAAATAGGAAAAGCTGGAGAACTTCTTTTAAGACTGAATATAACTGATTTAGATAGTAATGGGAAAATAAAAGGTCATGCACTATATAAAAATGCTAGAACTATTTCTACTGAAGGAGGAAAGCTGGTATTAGTCCTTAATGGAGCAGGAAATAAAAGTATTGTCGATTTTAAAGATAATAGTTTAAATGATAGTTTAAAAACAGCTTTTGAAACAGAGAATGAAAATGAGGTAAATTTCGTTACATCATCACTGCTTCACCATGTAAAAAGATTATCAGGTAATGAGGTAGAAATTTTAGTTAGAGAAAAAGTTCCTGAAATTCTTAAATATAAAAAATTAAATGAAATATATCAAGGAATTATATCTGTTGATGGAGTAGGAAATTTCAATGTAGGAGAAAATGATGAGGAAATTTCATTGTTTTTAGGATATTTGAATGATATCTATGCTGGAAATCCATATTCATACTCTAGTGAACTTTCAAGAAAATCAACAGGAATGTTTAGAGATATTGTAACAGAGAATATCTTCAGACCAGAAACAAATAAATGGATGATACATGGGGGATTAACTCATGTAGATGGTGGAACTAAAGATACTTACTATGGAAAAGGATATTATACTTATGACATAGGAAGCAATGATATGGATGCAGATACTAAAATAACTGGAGCATATATGCTTGGAGAGTATGGAATATCTGACACATTGACTTCTGGTGTAGTAATCGGAGGAAACAAACTTAAATCTGATCTGTCTAATGGTTCTAAAGTAGATGGAAGTGCAATGTATCTTGGAGCTTATGCTAAAAAATATGTAGGAAATCTAAAAGTAACAGCAGGATTAGGATTCCAGTATGGAGATTATGACGCTGACAGAATGGCAGTAAATAAAGTAGCTTCTGATTCAGCAAAATCAGTAATGAGCTATTCATCAAGTTACAATGATATAACTTATGATATTTATTTTAATGGAAGATATTCTAATCCTATAGGAGAAAACCTATTCCTAGAGCCATACACAACTTTATCATACACATATGTAGATCAAGATGGAGCTGATGAAGGAAGCAAAGATTTATCTCTAAAGACAGATTCTAAGTCATTTGACTACACAGTTGGAAAAGTGGGAGTAGACCTTAAAAAAGTTATTCCACATGAAAAGGGTAAAAGTACACTTTCAGCTGGTGTAAGCTATACAAGAATATTTAGTGGAGCAGATGAGGAATATATCACTGGAAAATTCAAAGGAAAGTCAGCAAAGGATTTCGATATTCTAGTTGCTCATAAAAATGAACATAGTATAGGATTAAATGCTAAATATGCTCTTGAATTAGAAAATGGAATAATCTTTGATGTAAAAGGAACTTACTCTGTAGAGAGAGACTCGAACAACAATTCAGGAAAAAATAAGACTAAAGGTGAATGGATAGTTGGAGCAGGTTTAGGCTACAAGTTTTAA
- a CDS encoding GntR family transcriptional regulator has protein sequence MKENAIEVMDRRTLVFEALKNDIINGNIKFGEKINENEYSIRYNISRTPLREALSKLEMMGIIERIPFKGVFLKKFDSEKVKEIYEIRLELEYIIYKEIKEIMTDKHIKKVEKIVAKSQKYNNSNNLAKFSETLEEFDNYLYSLSKKELSLKILSELSFYMNIFKKTNPNMQETVDEHEKIIEALKEKNDDKIYAALGEHLDNAAEYVVKTFDKISI, from the coding sequence ATGAAAGAAAACGCTATAGAAGTTATGGACAGGAGAACACTTGTATTTGAAGCATTAAAAAATGATATTATAAATGGTAATATAAAATTCGGGGAAAAAATAAATGAAAATGAATATTCCATCAGATATAATATAAGCAGAACACCTTTGAGAGAAGCTTTAAGCAAATTGGAAATGATGGGGATAATAGAGAGAATACCTTTTAAAGGTGTATTTCTAAAGAAGTTTGACTCAGAAAAAGTAAAAGAAATATACGAAATAAGATTAGAACTTGAATATATTATATATAAAGAAATAAAAGAGATAATGACAGATAAACACATTAAAAAAGTTGAAAAGATAGTTGCAAAAAGTCAAAAATATAATAACAGCAACAATCTTGCAAAATTTTCAGAAACATTGGAAGAATTTGATAATTATCTTTATTCTCTTTCTAAGAAAGAACTTTCCTTAAAAATACTTTCTGAACTGTCTTTCTATATGAATATATTTAAGAAAACAAACCCCAATATGCAGGAAACAGTAGATGAACATGAAAAAATAATAGAGGCGCTAAAAGAAAAAAATGATGATAAAATATATGCTGCTTTAGGAGAGCATTTAGATAATGCAGCAGAGTATGTTGTAAAGACTTTTGATAAAATATCTATTTAA
- a CDS encoding helix-turn-helix domain-containing protein: MEREEYIFKKLGNLSPMNKTLADEIVKELGEWATINEVAKYFKKHRNTIYNKVEEGDILHRKMGASILIYTRSLIFLLE; the protein is encoded by the coding sequence ATGGAGAGAGAGGAATATATTTTTAAAAAACTGGGAAATCTATCCCCAATGAATAAAACTTTAGCAGATGAAATAGTGAAAGAACTGGGAGAATGGGCAACAATAAATGAGGTGGCAAAATATTTTAAAAAACATAGAAATACTATTTACAACAAAGTGGAAGAGGGAGACATACTCCATAGAAAAATGGGAGCAAGTATTTTAATCTACACTAGGAGCCTAATTTTTTTACTGGAATAA
- a CDS encoding YccF domain-containing protein, whose amino-acid sequence MNLLLNIIWLFLGGLVLAFEWFVAGIISTILIVTIPFARGCFEMAGSCLTPFGKDIVLKTEYGEPPRPISAFLWIILLGIWLAISHIIAGILQCITIIGIPMGIQNFKLAKIAFNPYKYTLVDRRFTGRK is encoded by the coding sequence ATGAATTTATTATTAAATATTATATGGTTATTTTTAGGAGGACTGGTTCTGGCTTTTGAATGGTTTGTAGCTGGAATAATAAGTACAATCCTTATAGTGACTATACCATTTGCAAGGGGATGTTTTGAAATGGCTGGTTCATGTCTGACGCCTTTTGGAAAAGATATAGTACTGAAAACAGAGTATGGAGAGCCGCCAAGACCGATATCAGCATTTTTATGGATAATTCTTTTAGGAATATGGCTGGCAATATCACATATCATAGCTGGAATATTACAATGTATAACAATAATAGGAATACCTATGGGAATACAGAATTTTAAATTAGCTAAGATAGCTTTTAATCCATATAAATATACTTTGGTAGACAGAAGATTTACAGGCAGAAAATAA
- a CDS encoding ATP-binding protein encodes MEKCKYCGKEYVKNESSYLKNLSKVFRKSLEYLPACDCLEKEKERELKELERKRIKESIEKKMQKCKDISVVDKKFLNSRFENADMNCDHMQLGKKYVENFLKKDKQIGLLFYGGVGTGKTFATACIANYLMEKGKTVLVMNLGLYFNKLTEWGDTEKIVLKQAEDCDLLIIDDFGAEKGLDKSQTGWRGEKIYNLIDARYRSEKPLIISTNLNFSEDEIRCELSEKFSTQGKNRIRDRIVDMCFPVEVTGRSRRGMKQEAFIEFML; translated from the coding sequence ATGGAAAAATGTAAATATTGCGGGAAAGAATATGTGAAGAATGAGAGCAGCTATCTTAAAAACCTTTCTAAAGTTTTTAGAAAAAGCTTAGAGTATCTTCCAGCCTGTGACTGTCTGGAAAAGGAAAAAGAAAGAGAACTGAAGGAATTGGAAAGAAAAAGAATCAAAGAAAGCATAGAGAAAAAAATGCAGAAATGCAAGGATATCTCTGTGGTAGACAAGAAATTCCTAAACAGCAGATTTGAAAATGCTGATATGAACTGCGATCATATGCAGTTGGGAAAAAAATATGTAGAGAATTTCCTGAAGAAAGACAAGCAGATAGGACTGTTGTTTTATGGGGGAGTAGGAACAGGAAAGACATTTGCAACAGCCTGTATAGCAAACTATCTCATGGAGAAAGGAAAGACAGTATTGGTAATGAATCTGGGACTGTATTTTAACAAGCTGACAGAATGGGGAGATACAGAGAAAATTGTTTTGAAGCAGGCAGAGGATTGTGATTTGCTGATTATTGATGATTTTGGAGCTGAAAAAGGTCTGGATAAAAGCCAGACAGGGTGGAGAGGAGAAAAGATATATAATCTCATAGATGCAAGATACAGAAGTGAAAAGCCTTTGATAATTTCTACAAATTTAAATTTCAGCGAAGATGAAATAAGATGTGAACTAAGTGAAAAATTTTCAACTCAGGGAAAGAACAGAATAAGAGACAGAATAGTTGATATGTGTTTTCCTGTGGAAGTAACTGGAAGAAGCAGAAGGGGAATGAAGCAAGAGGCGTTTATAGAATTTATGCTATAA
- a CDS encoding tRNA 2-thiocytidine(32) synthetase TtcA, translating to MRKGEIALESLRTTYRKKIWTKFVKAVKDFNLIEDGDRIAVGVSGGKDSLLLCKLFQEMKKDRSKNFEVAFISMNPGFGAMDMEQFKSNLEELEIPCEVFEANVWEIAFKENPESPCFLCAKMRRGVLYNKVEELGYNKLALGHHFDDVVETTMINMFYAGTVKTMIPKVKSTSGKMELIRPMVYIKEKDIIAYTQRNEIEAMGCGCPVESGKTDSKRKEIKILLNELEEKNPNIKQSIFNSMKNINLDYVIGYTRGNKSDINKTEE from the coding sequence ATGAGAAAAGGAGAAATAGCATTAGAAAGTTTAAGAACTACATACAGAAAAAAAATATGGACAAAGTTTGTAAAAGCCGTAAAAGACTTTAATCTTATAGAAGATGGAGATAGAATAGCAGTAGGAGTATCAGGAGGGAAGGACAGCCTTCTTTTATGTAAATTATTTCAGGAAATGAAAAAAGACAGAAGCAAAAATTTTGAAGTAGCTTTTATTTCAATGAATCCGGGATTTGGAGCTATGGATATGGAGCAGTTCAAGTCTAATTTAGAAGAACTTGAGATACCATGTGAAGTCTTTGAAGCTAATGTTTGGGAGATTGCCTTTAAAGAAAATCCAGAAAGCCCATGTTTTTTATGTGCCAAGATGAGAAGAGGGGTGCTATATAATAAAGTGGAGGAGCTAGGATATAACAAGCTTGCTTTGGGACACCATTTTGATGATGTTGTAGAAACAACTATGATAAATATGTTTTATGCTGGAACTGTAAAAACAATGATACCAAAAGTAAAATCAACAAGTGGAAAAATGGAGCTTATAAGACCAATGGTATACATAAAAGAAAAGGATATAATAGCCTATACTCAAAGAAACGAGATAGAAGCTATGGGATGTGGATGTCCTGTGGAATCTGGTAAAACTGATTCTAAAAGAAAAGAGATAAAAATTCTTTTGAATGAACTTGAAGAAAAAAATCCAAATATAAAGCAAAGTATTTTTAATTCTATGAAGAACATCAACCTTGACTATGTCATTGGATATACAAGAGGAAATAAAAGCGATATTAATAAGACAGAGGAATAA